Proteins from a genomic interval of Papaver somniferum cultivar HN1 chromosome 4, ASM357369v1, whole genome shotgun sequence:
- the LOC113275083 gene encoding GDSL esterase/lipase At3g26430-like has protein sequence MEYSYFHCPLLRFAVTFFIATLLVGNGGAHPSSSSGTYNPCNFPAVFNFGDSNSDTGGFSAVFGQAWPPAGETYFGAPAGRYSDGRLIVDFIAEKLGLPHLSAYLDSIGTNFTHGANFATAASRIRKLNHSVPQGGLSPISLDIQKNEYAQFTTRTQTIRNRGGVFQNLMPRSEYFSRALYTFDIGQNDITSSYNVSMTKEEVRDMTSDVLDEFSQSVKDIYGLGGRYFWIHNTGPVGCLAYMLDSLLITAGQIDEIGCVKPINDIAQYFNRRLNETVVKLRKELPSSAITYVDVYKVKYLLISKAKKYGFKQPLRACCGHGGKYNFNSKYGCGAKMKVNGTEIVVGSCKNPKVKICWDGVHYTEAANKFVFDQIVDGSFSDPPIPLTMACRRPASY, from the exons ATGGAATACTCATACTTCCATTGTCCTCTGTTGAGATTTGCGGTGACCTTTTTCATTGCCACTCTCCTCGTCGGAAATGGTGGTGCTCATCCTTCTTCCTCTTCGGGAACTTACAATCCTTGCAATTTTCCAGCCGTTTTCAATTTTGGTGACTCTAATTCAGATACCGGAGGCTTTTCTGCTGTTTTCGGACAGGCTTGGCCACCAGCAGGGGAAACCTATTTTGGTGCTCCTGCAGGAAGATATTCGGATGGACGCCTCATCGTCGATTTCATAG CGGAGAAACTAGGATTGCCTCATCTCAGCGCATATCTAGATTCTATTGGGACAAATTTCACTCATGGAGCTAACTTCGCGACTGCTGCATCAAGGATTAGGAAATTGAATCACTCAGTTCCTCAGGGTGGACTCAGTCCAATTTCGTTAGATATTCAAAAGAATGAATATGCTCAATTTACTACAAGAACTCAAACAATTCGAAATCGAG gtggagttttccaaaattTAATGCCACGAAGTGAATACTTTTCACGTGCTTTATATACTTTTGATATTGGTCAGAATGATATCACTAGTAGTTACAACGTTAGTATGACAAAGGAGGAAGTTAGAGATATGACATCTGACGTACTCGACGAGTTCTCCCAAAGTGTCAAG GATATCTACGGTCTAGGAGGGAGATATTTCTGGATCCACAATACTGGCCCAGTTGGATGCTTAGCGTACATGCTAGATTCCCTACTAATCACTGCAGGGCAAATTGATGAAATAGGTTGTGTCAAACCTATCAATGATATAGCTCAGTATTTCAACCGAAGGTTAAATGAAACAGTTGTTAAACTCAGAAAAGAACTCCCATCAAGTGCAATCACGTACGTCGATGTCTACAAAGTCAAATATTTACTCATCAGCAAAGCTAAAAAATACG GATTTAAGCAGCCTCTTAGAGCTTGTTGTGGGCATGGTGGTAAGTATAACTTCAACTCAAAATATGGATGCGGAGCAAAGATGAAAGTGAATGGGACAGAGATAGTGGTTGGTTCATGCAAAAATCCGAAAGTTAAGATTTGTTGGGATGGTGTACACTATACTGAAGCAGCAAACAAATTTGTGTTTGATCAAATCGTTGATGGTTCTTTCTCAGACCCGCCAATCCCATTGACTATGGCTTGCCGTAGACCAGCTTCATACTGA